Within the Plutella xylostella chromosome 20, ilPluXylo3.1, whole genome shotgun sequence genome, the region TTATTGTAAAGTGTGAAAAAGCTCTATGATTTTGGGGGTTAATATTTGAGGCTCATTATTGGTTTCACGTCAACACTTCAAAAATAGCGTTTTTACATTTCGCTCTTACAACCATACAAGCACGCTGATGTTAGAAAttcacaataaatataaaccgTTTGGCACATgcctaaaaatattttaaactacaacataaatacaattttagtctataaaaagaattattattattcggtAATTCAAAAGCAAAACCTTTAAGCTATCAGTTACTTGATTTGCCTAAAAGATCATAGATATAAAATGGGAGTAAAAATActaatgccgagttgcagaaaggcaCTTTtcttaatgtcggcattaaatctgtGTCTGTcttttctgtccgtatactgtcaaagcaaggcagcaatacaTTTGAGGTTGGCAtaagcttaaagttcctttcaaCAACTCAGagtaaatacaataataaagatGCGAATTTTGTAAGAAACCCGAGAAAAATaggaaataaataactatcaCAGATAAATGAGTCATACTAAAGGCATTTTTTTTGCGGTTCTGAACGAAAAATGGAGTCTGAATCAGTTTTCTTTTGTTCTTCTTTGCAAATAGGTACTGAAGGTACTTTCTTCTTATGTTCGTAAAAGATGTGTCTAAATTTTAGAGAAAAATGCCTATAATCCATTTacaccaataaaaatatgttataatGAATGATTTAGTGCACTAAAAGAACgctaaaagataaaaataaaaaagcaacaaaacaataataaaataaaaacatgacGATAAGTGAgtgattttataaatttgtgaTGATTTATAATGAGTTTCATAAGACTTCATTTTAGAAtatgtgtgttgtggtggAATTACTGAAGAACGTGAAAGTCGttactgaaatattataaatatacaataacaataaataagttatgtCAGAGTGCTGTACcgtcaaaaaatattatataaaggGTCATACAATTCATACTACATATCACCATTGCTTTAACTCTGACAcatattaatgtttttttttataaatttatgaaaaagttttaacgtttttaaaataaatatgaattattGACATAATATGAAACCCTTCCTTcgttggaaggagacccgtgccccagcagtagaGGTGATGATGAATTATTTAGGTCTTCAGTAATCCCACATAATATACCCTAATGGAAGATATACCTCCTTATTGTTAACCTACGCATTATAGTAACAACACCCTCTAATATTATTGGTACAATTAACTCTGTGGCAGTGTTACATTCTTTTAATATCtattagttttataaaattggtGTTTTCGTTCCTACCCTCACTCGACCGCGAATTTaggatattttttaaaatgttaaattaattaattacaatttatatCAATAGTTCTAGCCACACAAAACTGCCAAttgatttaataattataatttaagcgaataaaatatgtacaccTACGTAAATGCATgcgtttaaaattatattttaggtattctaaataagtatttttttttgtatatagcGTGCAAAATTTCCTATAAAAATCTGTCATTGTGTCTGGCTTTTTAGTATTCCAATAATTTTAGATTATTAACAACCAGTTTCTATCTTCTACTCAAATCtcaaaggttttttttttacattcctTGTATGAGTGAGGTATGTGTCCAAAATATGGACAATTGAAACTGGCTGGTGACGTGAGATACCGTTTTTACGATGCCAATAAGACAGTAAGTCACCCTATACTAATAACCGCATATATTGCATAAATCCAGCAATGCCCAGCTATTTTTATCCTAAACATAATGTACACTACAACGCAACTGGGTGCTATTGATGATTCTATCATATTCACGTTATACTATGTAAACTATAACGTTAAATTTTTGACCGgggggtctagtacaggtttgaaagtttgtcgaaaactataaaagtttcagttttctcgaatactaagtggcgcctctagcggaaactatcatgaaacttttgactgataatgtatgcagatgacaggagaaaacgtaaactttttagttttcataaatagcaaatCCCGTACTAGAAGCCCTGACAAAAAATGGGTATTATTGGCTGATAGGACAGCAATTTAAAGGTACTATTTGACTGGTAAACGACATGAGGTCGCAGCAAACGACGTGTCGCAATTACACTACTAGTTTCTATGTATTTCTATGGGAATAATTGGCTAGACCTAATGCTTGGCGACAAGTCCATAGACTTACATAGAAACCAGTAAGTAGTTACATGAGTCGTCACTGCTGACAAGCGGAACCTAAATTCATACTATTTGTTTTGTCAAATTAAGCCATTCCAGTTGAAGATCTAAGGTGGATATTTCAGTCTATGGTGTAACTTAAATACCAAATTTTCTATATTTCTTTTTTCTACTTGTATTTCCACACgatatgttttgtttatgtatgaataaaataactaaatatatcAGACAATATTTCAATTTCTAAGCTTTCATAATATTTCTGCACAAACACAGTTTAGTAAAATTTCATCCTTTTGACTTATAAATAAACCTATATTTACCATAAAACTTATGTGAtgcttaaatatatttttataataatattagagaTATTATACAACTTACATTATTAGTTTAGATTAGCTAAATAAGCTCAGGTCTTTAGTTGAAAGTTGAAATTACTAATACATTTTATCAGATTATAGTTAAGCCTGCCGACATCCGACtcgttttttgtatttatgttaAGGGAAAATAACTCcctattttctattttatcaTAAAGCACATTCAATACTTTGGGATACGAATGTTGTCAAAAACTTAGGTAAATTACTATTGAGTTTAATTGTGACGAATAAATATTAACATCGCTAAACTTTACTAACCGGACCTGAGCTTTAAGGCAGTACCATCATTACACAGTGAACTTAGCCGCAGCACTACCGGCAACCAACCAATCAGATCTTGGACGTATCCGGCCAATCAGATCTACGCATTTATGTTTGCAGCCATTGCGGCTAAGTTCAGAGTGCTGTAGAGTGTTCTAGAAGATTAAACCTAGTGTTTCCTTCGTGAAGACTTACGTTCGCAGGCGTAGGGCTTCTCTCCTTCGCCAGGCACTTCGTAGGGTAGGGTCGCGCCCTGGTTGGCTCGTTTCCTCCCGCGGCCCTGTTGACAatataattcatttattaacCAGAAACTAATTCAATTTTagatgtattatattataaagaaaatattccTTTTGATGAATCATATGGCTACCATGAAAAAGAGCAAccataaacatacatacaaccAATAACGGTGGTTGTCACAATGCGTTGTATTTTACCCATAGCGCAGTACATACAGAAACGTATATGTAAAATCATTATTCAGATTACtgatatgaaaatgtattaTGTTTTCAGACACACAATGAGACGTCTGCCTCATGTGTAGGCCAAAGATTATCACTCAATCTTGTGCCAAAGTTATTGTTGTTCCCTTTCTGACAAAGACTTCTTTCAGGTGAAAACAGGGCATGCAAAATATTACTATTCCATTCTTTCCtgctaaattttatattagtttcaGAGATGAATTGAGGCAAACCTACACTACAGAATCAGTTTACTTTAAAGAACAGCTATTTATATGTCTACAAACATAATTTTCTAGTGTTATGAGACCTTACAATACATTTCATTTCCATTCTCCAAAGTTCTCCTCAATAAGACTATTTACTACTGTTTTATTTCATACAATACAGAATTATCTAAGGTTCAACATCCTTTCACATTTTCGTTGCACAGTGGCTAATCTAAAATTTTTggggaaataaattaaaaaaaaaaaatctactcaCAGCACGGCCCCTCTTCGGGGTCCCTTCATCAACTGGAGCGGCACTCTTCCTGGTCCTGCCACCTCGCGAGCCCGGCCCGCTGGGGGTGGAGCCGCCCCGCTTCTTGCGTCTGTTGGCGTACGTGTCGTCATAGTAGTCCTCGTCCGACTCTGGGTCCGGTTCCTCGCCTGTCTCCATCTCTTCTATGGCCAGCTCGTCGTAGAACCATTCCTGGGAAGGTTTTAGGGGTAATGAGTTGTTAtttagtttgtttttattaaacgaTATTGTGTATAATAAAATCATGTCCATTCATTAAATTCATAAAAGTCTCTTTGAATAGCAGACTCTAAGGGATATTACAGTCAGCTAGTTGCCGGCGACTCAGTCCCTCTGCGACCAAAACAAAGGCAGGCGACCAAGTGCATAACACATTATTTAAACTAATGAAAGTCACAGTCACTGGTGACTCGGTCACCAGCAACTAGTTGTCAGTGCGTGGCCATCACTTCCATGTAGTAAGATTAAGTATTAGCAGCTAATTTACTCGtgatttatttctttttatgcAACTGCCAACTGTAATCAAATGGATAGAATCTTAACTACATATCAATAGTTAGGCACAAGAAACATAAGTTTACCTTAGGATCATCTTTAACAGCAGCAGTCTGTGAGCCGTCCCTGCTGTCTTCAGCAGCAAGCGCCTCGGTGGGGATACCAGAACTGTTCTCCCCTTCGCCGATGGTGTCGTTGGGGTTGTCCACTCTGCTCCAGCCCCACCGGGTCGATGACACTGAGAGGTACTGCCGCCTGGCTTTCCGCCACCTAAAGCAAATTGAGGAATTTGTGGTGTTACATTCTTAGAACATAGaagttttatacatatatcttgaaaatgataaaaactTCAGTAACTAGATCCTCAAGGAAGATGCAACatgatatacatacatagattgATTACAACAtcaatgtatattttcttgTGTACTTATGTAGTAAATTGGGAAAATGGATGagttaaatattaaaagaaatACCTTTGTGATGGATATGAGTACACCTGTCCCTCTTTCAGTCCCGGCATGCGTTGCTTTTTCGTCATAAACAGATTGCAGTGGCTTTGTGCGACACCTGAAAACACAAAAAATGCTAACTGTATGGCAGCATCATCATAAAGTAAGGAATCGTGCATCTCTTTCGCACAGTATGGAAAATAGGACAACAGAATGAAACGCAAAATAGATGCTAAGGACGAAAGGAAATCGATAATTTACCGGTTTGGGTGTCGATGAACGGCATACGCATTCTCCTTTCCGCACATAGTCGAGAGTTAAACGTTGACGAGTTTTCTATGATTTCTTTGTAGCTTGGATCATTGAGAAAACTGAAAAGCGAACAACAAGGTGTCAACACTATCAAGTAGTTTTGATACTTTTCCAGTACATATTgatgtaaattttattcacaacactttagtataaataaataactatttaaatCACACAATTAACCTTCTTACCTTTCTATTTTAGCTAAATTTGCAGGATTCACGACCTGAATCTCGGCGGCCGCCATTTTAGCAGACGCAACGCAAGACTGCATTCAAAAACCAATGTAAAATTGAGAACGTCTATCAATTTCATAATCAGACTGACAGTAGGACAGGTATTTACGTTTCACTGTTGTTAGACAAGGACAGCAAATAAATGTggcaattttctttatttttatatggtTTCGGAACGCAACCAGATATGGAACGCAAAATTAGTATTGCccgaataaaaaaacatagtaaaaagtatatatccattatataaatatagacTCAAAACTTACCCTTACTTTCTTGTTACatgtaaaaacataattttcttCAATATATTCTAGAAAAGGATGTGGTTTTAAAAGTCTATTTgtactaaaactaaatttcaATGAACATAAGTTATTGCAACACCAATAAAAGCTCAAAACGTCAAATGTCAAGCTTGTGACTGGTCATCGGTGGACGAATCGTGTGAGCGGCGCTTTCCCAGTAATTGGTGATTGGAGATCTCCAAATATTTAGCTGATTATTGGTTACTGTGTTCTAGTACCTTAGCCGCCTTTACTAATTTTCGAAAAACTATTTTCCGTAATACTTTTTGCGATTTGGGAAAAGTGTTTTGTGCCTTTTTGTATATCGGAGTTGCGTGAACGTAAATCAAGATGTCCGTGTGCTTCTTTGTTCCGGCAGCGTaagtatctatttatttatatacctacatgaaaATCTTAGGTAGTTACTCCTACTTAAATGGTAAAACTTTTATACACTTGTTTATCATGTTCCGGTATTtagttaaagtttttttaactttaactagCGTTCACTAACTAAAATCGGCTAACCTCTGTTAAATGaccttaatttaaatattgattttcAACCTTATATCAGTgctattatgttaaaattttgcTTAACATTTTATGTGCCTGATATGAAAGTTGTTATCTATTTCAGGGATGGGGCTCTTCTTCGAAAATCTGATAAGCTACTTTCCACCTAGTGCTAGTAAACTGGCCCATAGTCCATCCTCAGTCCTTGGCCCATATGCATGATAAGTGATAAAAGCCAAAATAACTGAggtcattattctgagcttcAATAATAACTTTcattacagtgaaactataaagtcctgaaattaatgtttgaggaactaaaattttcaggagcctggcaccattagaaaagaaacataaaagtcataacaattgtttatgtcaataggcggttggctgtttttttgaattttcttattaattataaggataatctagataaaagcaacaatttatgcttggttgcaattaggaagatgaagaaaaatattcgtagtcaagctagtgaagttatttatcgagttttaatacaatgtttagcggaacatcaagctggacacattttgtcgaatttcgaggatgtttacgctcgtacagcgtctttgacgggtatgtagcattgtacaaattgtgataactcattttttattagtaccaacgcttcatttatcgataaacctaggtttagagcccaagtcgaacattgtttacataccactgattgtaggtttcatctggtttcagttgagtcaaaccttgacattttgatacttgaagatatatgtttgtttacttactaaattcacattgtgtgaatttggggggcattgtgtaactcaaaaagatttttttattttattttatagttatatcggaccagcgtgccaaagagggcaaaatatggaatatttgtaactcctggaagaaacagaactggccgtccaaaaagagaaattgatgtctttactatgtgtgcccttcgtcaacagatccagtttttttatacagttaaataacgttatctaaataaatatttattggtttcactattatagccttcatattaacaccttcttgcttgtataagagcttttttgtggatggtaagttgtttttaaatacataaataggtaggaagttaacaggcaaaatttcaagtatcaaagtcagttatgtttcgctatatagggttgctacatgaaagatagcagtgccctcatttaatttcaggactttatagtttcactgtatgtACTAACACTAATGAAAAGTGTAAACAATTTATGAAAAGAAAACTCATGCTCACTCATCATCAGGAAAACTCAAAGGAGGCCACAAACTTTTTTCATCTCTGAATAATTATTCCAAGGCTCCATAAATCCATAATGCATCTATTTCTTTTACCCTAGAGATGGCGCTGGTACATCGTCAGCGGGAGAGAGCTCGGAGCCCGTGCACGAGGAGCGAGAGTCGTCTGATGCCTCACACGCACAGCTGCAGCACTTCTGGACCAAAGTCACGGAAGATGTGAAGAAAGTTAATGCGGTAAGATGGTTTCTCATCATTTTGTAGGTGATGAGGGCTAAAGTAAGGTAGGcttgtgtttttgttttaatgtaACCCTCTTATTCATAACTTTATTTGGTTTTACCTtgatatattttgaaaaataaaaaaatgcctttatttatatattttttataaatattttaggacCATTTCAAGAGCCAAGTGCTCCCGTTAGCCCGCATCAAGAAGATAATGAAGCTGGACGAAGAAGTCAAGATGATATCTGCAGAGGCCCCGGTCTTATTTGCTAAAGCAGCTGAGATCTTCATACACGAGCTGACTCTAAGAGCCTGGGCCCACACCGAGGATAACAAGCGACGGACATTACAGGTGAGAGTGTATGTACAGTTGGATTCACGTAAGTTGACCATAAGAGGAATGTTTTGGGATGCTGTAAAATGCGGGCAGAATGTTGACGCGCCCTGACCGCCCTTATCTTACTTCTCCCTCTCTGTCTTTCTCGCTCTTATTATTAGCAGCTGTAATACTTGTTCAAAATAGGTACTGAcgcctgatgatgatgacgcaTATGCAATACATATTACACtgacaatgaaaaagttacgaGCATTGAGCGTCAATGACGGCATCGACGGCAGGTTCaatgcccgtgagtgtattatattaATAGGTATGTAACCTATTACCTAACTATATGTAAACTTTGTCAATCTTGTATTCCAGCGCAACGACATAGCGATGGCGATCTCCAAGTCGGACCAGTTCGACTTCCTGATCGATATCGTGCCGCGCCACGAGGTGAAGCCGCCGACCAAACGGGAGgacccgccgccgcgcccgagCGTGTCGCATAGCGAACAGGTACACTACATTACTACTACCAGTAAAGTAAGACTTATAGAAACAGTAACTGAGCATTACTACTGCTAGTACAACACTCATACTGCCGCAATAGTGCATTACTACTACCGGTACAACACTCATATTGACTACCGCTATTACAAGACTTATACTGAGGCGGGATCTGTACATTAAAACTGCTACTACAAGACTCATAGTGAAGCGGGAACTGTCTGATACTACTGCTAGTAAGTGTTACATATCACCGTTACTTCCTGATTCCTGATCGACATCGGCCGCGCCACGAGGTGAAGCCGCCGACCAAACGGGAGgacccgccgccgcgcccgagTGTGTCGCATAGCGAACAGGTACACTACATTACTACTACCAGTAAAACAAGACTCTTAGAAACGGTAACTGAGCATTACTACTGCTAGTACAAGACTCATACTGAGGCGGCAACTGTACATTAAAACTGTTACTAAAAGACTCATAGTGAAGCGGTAACTGTGTAATACTACTGGACAGGTAACTTCTTTACAATTACTAGTAAAACAAGACTTTTAGAAACTGAGCACTACTACTGCTAGTACGAGACTCATATACCGCCATTGAGCATTACTACTACCAATACAACAATCATACTAATTACTGCTACTACGAGACTCTTACTGAAGCGGTTAATGAGCATTACTACTGCTAGTACAAGTCTCATACTGCGGCGGTAATTGAGCATTACTACTATCAGTACAATACGCGTACTGACTACTGCTAGTACACTCATACTACCAGTAAAACATTCATACTGACAATGACTACTACtagtagacgaccgaatggcgtagtggttagtgaccctgactactgagccgatggtcccgggttcgattcccggctggggcagatatttgttaaaacacagatatttgttctcgggtcttggatgtgcccgtaaaatggcaataggcccgccccctattacattgggactaacataacactctggcgaaaaatgggtgcagcaatgcacctctgcctaccccgcaagggagtacattagtacaaggcgtgagtgcgtgttttttttttttttttttagtacaAGACTCTTACTGAGGCGGTAACTGAGCATTATTACTACTAGTACAACATGCATACTGACCCGTTACATCCGCGCCCCGCGTGATATCTTAATAtcaatgtatgtaggtataattaatcCTCAGCGTAATTTCGTAATTTGTTCACAGCACCACATAATACAGCACCAGCCACAGCAACAAACGACGCAGCAGACAAACTCCCCGCAAATTGTTCTACAGCAACAAGTTGTTCAGGTAAATGTGGTTATgttttgataaattttatgtgCTTACCTGTAAGATTCGCAGGTACAGCGTCAATATATCGTCATTTGCATGTAACGGTCGCTTGGCGCGGGAATATTAAAGGAAAGGTTTTGCACACTGCCTAACTacaataactttattgaacaaaacacaaaacatacattaaataacaaaaggagtaagcacaataggcggccttatcgctaaaagcgactATTTTAACCTTAACTTTCGTTCTGAATTAGGTAATagcaataaatgattgaattTGCCATTGTTTCCAGAACTCGGGCGCGTCAGTGTCGCCGGCGCCGGGCGGCGTGGCGCAGCAGCCCGTCACGCTCGTGCAGCAGATCGTCACGCCCTCTGGAGAGGTGCAGCAGATGCCGGTAACTTGGTCTTCTATCTATtctaatacttataatatcaGAGCGCGCGGGCATCGTGTGTGCGTTTCGTCGACTATGCGGTGACTCTGTCGttctacataaataattactagctgttcctgcgagcttcgcttcgccttaaaaagttttccagtGGGAATTCCAGTtagttaatccagggtgtcagctaactgcatttcaaatttcattaaaatcggttcagacGTTTTGATGTGAAGAATTAACAAAGATACACTCACACTAACTTTcgcttttataatatgtattagtGGTATAccagtattttaaaaaaactatcaaatcTTTACAGTGTCAAGGTATTAATTTAGTCTCAAATTACATTCTAAACTAAAGTATAACTAAACAAACTTTGCAAACCACTTCCAGATCCAATTAACGCAGAGCCAGCTGAACCTGATCCGGATGCAGATGCAGAACAACCCCAACCAGCCCATCCTCATCCAAGCCGCGCAGCCGCAGCAGTCGCCGCAGATCATACAGGTACCAGGAGGCCGGCCGGCAACGGAGAAAATCGAACGTTGACCTTTGcatctacctacttactgacTCACGAACTGACGAAGTAAtccgacagagaactaaagtcaccgacatagtTCACCGGGTTAGTAtgcttaagtggcagtgggctggtcacatctgtcgaagaaccgatgaccgatggatAAACGTGTgctggagtggaggccgcgatTAGGCAAACGTAGTTCGAAAGgaggctggttatgattggatgcggaaagctaaagatcgcatccagttgcatgctttgggagaggcctacgtccagcagtggactgctgatgatgatgatgatgatgacttacTGACTcagctggctcagcgacccgaagCGGATCTTGGCCTCATACACAAGATGTCGCCACTGGTATCTATCCTGCGCAGTAGCTCTCCTGCCTGTTACCAGCTTATAGTTGGCGCAGGTCCTTGCCGACTTCATCTACAACCAATAACAATTTCTGCCTCCGGCCATCAAGGTTACTGAGCGAGCGTGAGGGCACTATTATAGTGCGCGTGCGACAGagacaaatattaaaatggcaATGCCCGTTTCTCGCTTTGCTTAGCGACCTTGCTTTTACAGTGACCAAGGGTCTATGTAACATGATTAATAGACGAATCATGAGTATGCAGATCCTCAAAAACCGTGTCATGTAATCATGTtatgataggtacctacgaaataaaatgataaagtTTTCCATTTCGTCCACCAGGTGACGTCACAAGCGCAGCAGCCGCAGCAGCAAGTGTACCTCGCGCAAGTGGCCACCTCACAAGACGACTCGTAGTGAATGCGATACTAAATACTACAGTGTTTAACTATGTCAACTTGCCTGGAACACGGCTGATCATAACCTACTCATTTCCAAAGCAGTTGCCGCTACACGGGGTTGTTATCGTCGTAAAAGCCATTATATGGCGATTCGCTGTAAATATGGAGCTGTGATTGGTGGTACGCGCAATAAATGAGTTTGTCGACGTCGATAATTAACCCGTGTAGAGCATGCAGTACGGATTTTGTAGTGCACTGTTTGAAATACTGGTTTCTACAGACAGCTCTGAAATTGTCCCAATGTATTTGTTGAAACACCTGATGGTTGTAAAGATAAAGTGTTAGCAAATAATAGGAACGAAGTGCTATTGATGCAATATCTTTGagtttcaaattattttaacaaagtacttatacaaaatgtCTACAAAAGTTGATTAGGtatgttataaatatgtaactaaCTCAACAAAAAAGTATGGAGCCTTCCAGGctaagtaataagtatttagaaataatgaatgaatgtattttgatgattttttgtacatattggtaagttatttaaataaatctagTTAAATTAGAACTTCCTTGGTTTGATTGAAACTCCAACTAAACAagtgtaagtattatttattagtcttataactaactaaacaacaaattaaattaaaacttgaaTCAATTGtgctattttaataatatttgacgaattaaaaacttacaattaaagtaagtatatataacgAATAAATTAGTAAATCACTGTGAGTAAtcaatacattataataaaaataaaactattcaaTAAGTCTTTCTCCTATTCAATTGTTCCATAATATTCTCCAAATCTTCTCTTAACAAGTTCACCATATCTTTCTTCTTCGTGTAATCCTCTTTAATGAGCTCTACAGCCTGTTGCTTCATTAACTGTTTGAACTCTTCAAATCGCTCGTCTTGTCTGAAAAAcgaatttgatttaaaaatagaaataatagcAAATgatactaaattaaatatacagtgtgttgtttttcggacccgacaaactttaagggtggattctacgactaatttcatcgagaaaaaacccccatatgggggtctaagtaacttaaattagattttcttcttctttaagaaaatcatatctctagatttaaacgccttacggacatgaaataaaatgtttttatccGCAAGAAATCATCTctatgcaataaaaatatccacaactgcttaaaagttacattaaaaaagttcaaagcaactttaaaatggccgccatttctagaatattgagatttgaccccacatatgggggttttttctcgatgaaattactcgtagaatccacccttaaa harbors:
- the LOC105388883 gene encoding nuclear transcription factor Y subunit gamma; protein product: MSVCFFVPAADGAGTSSAGESSEPVHEERESSDASHAQLQHFWTKVTEDVKKVNADHFKSQVLPLARIKKIMKLDEEVKMISAEAPVLFAKAAEIFIHELTLRAWAHTEDNKRRTLQRNDIAMAISKSDQFDFLIDIVPRHEVKPPTKREDPPPRPSVSHSEQHHIIQHQPQQQTTQQTNSPQIVLQQQVVQNSGASVSPAPGGVAQQPVTLVQQIVTPSGEVQQMPIQLTQSQLNLIRMQMQNNPNQPILIQAAQPQQSPQIIQVTSQAQQPQQQVYLAQVATSQDDS
- the LOC105388869 gene encoding zinc finger protein ubi-d4; translation: MQSCVASAKMAAAEIQVVNPANLAKIESFLNDPSYKEIIENSSTFNSRLCAERRMRMPFIDTQTGVAQSHCNLFMTKKQRMPGLKEGQVYSYPSQRWRKARRQYLSVSSTRWGWSRVDNPNDTIGEGENSSGIPTEALAAEDSRDGSQTAAVKDDPKEWFYDELAIEEMETGEEPDPESDEDYYDDTYANRRKKRGGSTPSGPGSRGGRTRKSAAPVDEGTPKRGRAGRGRKRANQGATLPYEVPGEGEKPYACELCGAKYKTRPGLTYHYTHTHKEGGGGSDGDSRDSRAGAPTPPAQHEYQDSYVTFLNKPAAATTTTGAAAAPGTPAPAPAPPPRRPSPPPRPASADTSSSDSATAPLVPRAPEPSEPGVAKPPAAGGGNKASPSPYCDFCLGDDRENKKTFTPEQLVSCSDCGRSGHPTCLQFTVNMIVSVRKYRWQCIECKCCSVCGTSDNDDQLLFCDDCDRGYHMYCLAPPLHAPPEGSWSCALCLAEFHTDTSKR